The nucleotide sequence GGGCCATACCTCCAAGTCGGACAGAAGAGGCAAAAAGTAGCGCGCTTCATTTAGTTTTTGGATCCCAAAGAGGGTCTGAGGCGAGGGAGAGTTCATGGAAGCACATGCAAAAGCGAAGTACGTGCGGGTTGCCCCGCGAAAACTCCGGCGCATCATGGATATGGTGCGGGGAAAGGACGTTTCGGAGGCATTGAGCGTTTTGTCGCTCGTGAAGAAGAGCGCATCCCCCGTGCTGGCCAAGGTAGTGCGTTCCGCGGTTGCAAATGCCGAGAACACCAAGGGCATGGATGTGGAACGGCTTTTCATCAAGACGGCCTTTGTTGATGAAGGTCCGACCATGAAAAGGTTTATGCCGCGGGCCATGGGTCGTGCAACGGTCATCCGCAAGAGAACCAGCCATATAACGGTTGTGCTTGGCGAGAAGTAAGGAGGCAGGATTTGGGTCAGAAAGTACATCCCAAAGGGTTCCGGCTTGGGATTATTCAGGATTGGGATTCCCGATGGTACGCCGAAAAGGATTATGCGAAGCTGCTCCATGAGGATATTCGGATCCGTGATTTTATCAAAAAGCGGCTCTTCCACGCAGGCATCTCCAAAATTATAATTGAAAGGACGGCCAAGCGTGCCAGGATAAACATCCACTCCGCCCGACCGGGGATCATTATCGGCAAGAAGGGAGCGGAGGTTGAGGCACTTCGGCGTGAGATCAAAAAGATGACCGATAAGGATATCTTCATCAATATCATAGAGGTTCGCAAACCGGAGGTGGAGGCGCAGCTCGTCGCCGAAAACATCGCCAGCCAGCTGCTCCGGCGTGTTGCCTTTCGACGTGCCCTGAAAAGGAGCGTTGCCTCAGCCCTGCGCTTTGGAGCTGAGGGTATCAAGGTCATGTGTTCCGGTCGCTTGAATGGCGCTGAAATGTCGCGCAGGGAGTGGTACAGAGAGGGACGGGTCCCTCTACAGACCCTGCGTGCCGATATTGATTACGGGTTTGCCGAGGCAAATACCACCTACGGCATCATCGGCGTCAAGGTTTGGATTTTCAAGGGGGAAGTCCTGCCCGAAAAGGCCGGCGGATCTGAACCGGCCGCCTAGGAGATTCGTTTTTTAATATCCGGTTCCGGATGGAGATTGTGTCATGTTGATGCCAAAAAAGGTTAAGTTCAGAAAACAGCAACGTGGCCGGATGAGAGGTGCGGCCAGGAGAGGCAACATACTTAGCTTCGGTGATTTTGGGTTGCAGGCGCTTGAGCCGGGATGGGTCACCGCCCGCCAGATAGAAGCGGCACGTATCGCCATCACGAGACACGTGAAGAGGGGCGGCAAGGTCTGGATCCGGGTCTTTCCCGACAAGCCTATCACAAAAAAGCCCGCTGAGACCCGTATGGGTAAAGGCAAGGGCGCGCCGGAGGCCTGGGTCGCAGTGGTCAAGCCGGGACGTGTCCTGTATGAGCTGGAAGGGGTGACTGCCGATGTGGCCCGTGAGGCCATGAGATTGGCTTCCCACAAACTTTCCATAAAAACACGGATCCTGGTGAGGGAGGAAAACTGATGAAGGCCAGGGATATGAGAGACATGACCGTTGACGAGCTCCTTGAGAAGGAGCGGAATATTTCCAGCGAACTTTTCAACCTTCGTTTTCAGCTCGCCACGAACCAGCTGGAAAATCCCATGCGCCTTCCGCTGATCAGAAAAGATCTTGCCAGAGTCAAAACTTTACTGGGGGAAAAGTCCGCCTCAGGTGAGGGGAAAGAATGATGTCAGAGACGAATACTACCCGGAACAGTAAAATAATCACTGGCACCGTTGTCGGAAACAGGATGGATAAGACGGCGGTTGTGCAGTCCCACAGGAGGGTTGCGCACAAGGTGTATCCGAAATTTGTCAGCCGGCGTGTCAAGTACAAGGTCCATGACGAGGAGAACAGCCTTAACGTTGGCGATACGGTCAGGATTGTGGAGACCCGCCCCCTGAGCAGGGACAAAAGATGGCGACTTCTCGATGTCCTCGAAAAGGTCCCGATGGGCCCGGAAAAATCTGGTTCATGAAGAAAGTTAAAATGACATTTTTCGCTTTACGTCGGATAAAAAGTCACTGATGGATTCTTCAGGACCCTGGAAAGAAGGTATTTGAGATGATCAAGGTAGAGACAGTCCTACATGTAGCCGACAACAGCGGGGCCAAGAAGGTGCTCTGTTTTAGAATACTCGGAGGGTCCAAAAGGAAGTCGGCCACTATAGGAGATGTAATTGTCGTCTCGGTGAAGGAGGCCACTCCCGAGTCCAAGGTAAAAAAAGGTGAGGTTCACAAGGCTGTTATCGTCAGAACCAGGAAAGAGATTCGAAGGCCAGATGGTTCCTACATCCGTTTCGACAACAACGCAGCTGTGATTATCAATGATCAGCAGGAGCCCGTTGGGACCAGAATCTTTGGTCCCATTGGTCGGGAATTGAGGGGAAAGAACTTCATGAAGATCGTTTCCCTGGCTCCAGAGGTCCTTTAAGGGAGATCCGAATGCCGGCAACAGGTGTTAAAAAAAACGATTTTGTAGTCATCACCGCTGGGAAGGAAAAAGGCAAAAAGGGGAAGGTCCTCAAGGTTGATCGCGACAAGAATCGCGTGGTTGTTGAGAAGGCCAACTTCATCAAGAAGCATACTCGTCCTGCCGGCTCCCAGAAGCAGGGGGGAATCATCGAGAAAGAAGGAACCATTCATGTTTCCAACGTCATGCTCTATTGCGATAAATGCGGCAAGGGAGTAAGGGTACGTCGGCGGAAACTGGATGACGGCACCACGGCAAGACTATGCGCCGGGTGTGGAGAGTCGTTTGATTGATGTTTTTTTCCGATGCATTCGGGTTAAGAGGAGTGTCAGTTGATGGATACGCTGCAGAAGAAATTCCGGGAAGAGATAGTCCCGTCCATGATGAAGACGTTCAGTTACAGCAACGTCATGCAGGTCCCGCGAATGGAAAAAATCGTTCTCAACATGGGCCTTGGGGGTGCGCTTGAGAATGCCAAGATTCTGGACGTCGCCATGAAAGAGCTGGGCCGGATTTCAGGTCAGAGGCCGGTCCTGACACGTGCCAGGAAGTCCATAGCAAACTTCAAGCTCAGGGAGGGCAATCCAATCGGGTGCAGGGTTACCCTGCGCAGGGAGCGAATGTATGATTTTTTCTACAGACTCCTGAATATCGCGCTTCCTCGGGTCAGGGATTTCAAGGGGACCTCCAACAGGGCATTCGATGGCCGGGGTAATTACACCCTCGGTGTGCGCGAGCAGCTCATTTTTCCCGAGATCAATTACGACGATGTCGAGGAGATCAGGGGAATGAACGTGACTATTGTCACCACTGCCGATACGGATGAGGAGGCCAAAGAGCTGCTGAGGCTTTTTGGTGTTCCTTTCAGAAAATAGAATTGATGATTTCGCAATAAGCTCCGTACCTGCCTGTGTCTTGCACGCGGACAGGCGGACTTTTCGCGACCCAAGCATAACTGGAGGAGAAATGGCGAAGAAAGCCCTGATTAACAAGGCCATGCGCAAGCCGAAGTTCGCGGTGAGGGGATATAATCGTTGCCCCCTCTGCGGCAGGTCAAGGGGATACCTGCGAAAGTTTGCTATGTGCAGGATCTGTTTTCGTGCCCGTGCCCTCGCCGGTGAAATCCCCGGCGTGGTCAAGGCCAGCTGGTAGGAGGAATATTGTCATGTCAATGACCGACCCTGTCGCCGACATGCTGACCCGAATCCGAAACGCCCTGATGGCGGGCAAGGAGAAGGTCGACATCCCATCTTCGTCCCTGAAAGAGGATATAGCACGGATTCTCCAGGATGAGGGGTACATAAAAAGCTACCGTGTTCTCAGTGATGATAAACAGGGGGTCCTGAGGGTTACCCTTAAATATTCGGAGGGCGAGACACCCGCAATCATCCGGATTCAGAGAATCAGCAAACCTGGCGGGCGGGTTTATGTCGGGGCCAAAGAGATCCCCCGTGTTCTGAACGGGCTTGGCGTGGCTATACTATCAACTTCGAGGGGTGTGATGAGCGATGCCCAGTCCAGGAAGGAAAACGTTGGCGGCGAGGTCCTTTGCTACGTCTGGTAGGCTGCCCGGCCCTGGTTCGGGATGGTGTGGATATCTTTCGGGATTTTGCCAGGTAATCAACGGTAATTGCGGGGAAAAATAATGTCGAGAATCGGAAAACAGCCTGTTGGGATACCTGATGGGGTTGAAGTCGGAATGGAGGGGCGGCGCTTCACTGCAAAGGGCGCCCTGGGTCAACTTGGCAGGGATCTGCCCTTGGGTGTTGACGTGGAAATAGATAAAGAGGAAATTCGGGTTCTGCCGCCTTCAAGGCCCAAGGAAACCTCGGCCATGCAGGGGCTTGCCAGAACCCTCATCGACAACATTGTTCAGGGTGTTTCGAAAGGTTACGAAAAGGCCCTTGATATGGAAGGTGTTGGATATCGGGCAACGATCAAGGGTGCAGCACTTGAGCTCATGGTCGGATTCTCCAACCCGGTGGTTTTCCCGATTCCCGATGGGATCAAGATCGAGGTTGACAGGAATAACAGGATTACCATCAGAGGGATCGATAAGGAAAAAGTCGGCCAGATTGCAGCCGACATTCGGGCCGTCCGTCCCCCGGAACCCTACAAGGGGAAGGGGATCCGGTATGTCAACGAGCGGATTCGACGTAAGGCTGGAAAGGCCGGCATTACGTAATAATTTACCATGAAGCCGTTGGCTGCCGTGCCGGCTTCGGTTTGCAGGTGAGGCCAGAGCTTACTGGTGGAGGAAATTGAGGTTGAATAAAACAGAAAAGAAGAAAATGGCCCGTCTGAGGAGGCGTCGCAGAATCCGCGGCAAGATCAGCGGAACAGCCACAAGGCCCAGGCTCTCTGTCTTTCGAAGTTCCCGCCATATTTACGCTCAACTCGTCAACGACGAAATGGGAACGGTTCTGGCCAGCGCTTCAACCATGGACAGGGAGTTGAAGGGAACCACAAAATCCGGTGGCAATGAGGATGCAGCACGAGGGGTGGGAAAACTCCTTGCCAGGCGCGCATCGGATAAAAAGATCAACACGCTTATCTTTGACAGGGGCGGTTTTCAGTACCATGGCCGTGTAAAAGCGCTGGCTGATGCTGTCAGGGAGGGTGGTCTGAAATTCTAGGCCTGTGACGATGGCGATTCAGTACGCCCGGGAAGGACGGTAGAAGCGAAAATGAAGAGATCCTTAAAACAGCCATTGAGAGAGCACCGTATCGACGACACCGAGATGATAGATAAGGTGGTGTTTATCAATCGTGTCGCCAAGGTTGTCAAGGGCGGCAGGCGGTTCCGTTTCAGCGCTCTCGTAGTGGTCGGTGACGGCAAGGGGACCGCTGGAGTTGGTTCCGGCAAGGCCAATGAGGTTCCGGAGGCCATCCGCAAGGGTATCGAAAACGGCAAGAAAAGCCTTTACAAAATCCCTTTGAACGGGACCACGATTCCCCATGAGATTATGGGACGATGGGGAGCGGCGAAGGTTTTCCTCAAGCCGGCTTCTGCCGGAACCGGCATTATCGCCGGTGGTCCGGTGCGTGCCCTCATGGAGTCCCTGGGTGTCAATGATATTCTCACCAAATGCATTGGGTCGAACAATCCGAACAATGTTCTCATGGCCACCATGCAGGGGCTTTTGAGCCTGAGAAGCGCCGAGGAGATCGCCAACGTTCGAGGTAAAAAAGTCAGCGAGATCCTTCACGGCTAGGCTGGGAGAGAAAAATGGGAAAAATTGACGTAACACTGGTGCGCAGCACCATCGGCAAGCCTGAAAAACAGGCCCGGGTTGTGCGGAGTCTGGGGTTGCGAAAGCTCAGCCAAACTGTCAGACACGATGACAACCCCCGGATCAGGGGTATGGTGAACAAGGTTTCCCATCTGGTTCGTGCCCATGAAGTGGAGGATGAATAGATGCTCGATCAATTAAAACCTGCCAGGGGTGCGATTAAGAAAAGCCGGCGTGTGGGCCGCGGTATCGGCTCGGGGTCCGGCAAGACCTGCGGCAGAGGGACCAAAGGGCAGGGCTCACGGTCCGGTGGCGGCGTGAAGGCCGGCTTTGAGGGCGGTCAGATGCCCCTGCAGCGCCGGCTTCCCAAACGTGGATTCACCAATCCTTTTCGCACCGAGTACTCTGTTGTAAATCTCAAGGATCTTTCCCGTATTACGGATGTTGATGTTGTGGATCCTGATCTGATGGTTCGCTTCCGGCTTGCGAGGAAGGGGATGCCGATCAAGATCCTGGCTGTGGGAGAACTGGATCGTCCGGTGACCATAAGGGCCCACAGGTTCAGTGTTTCCGCAGCCGACAAAGTTGTCAGGGCAGGCGGCAAGACAGAGATCATCTAGGGGGCGATGAGTTGCTGCAAAGCTTTCAGAATATATTCAAAATACCGGAGTTAAAGCGCCGGATCATCTTCACCCTCGTAATGCTTGCCGTCTATCGTGTGGGAACCCATATCCCCACACCGGGCATTGATGGCCCGGCGCTTGCGGAATTCTTCAAGCAGGCGCAGGGAACCCTCCTGGGGTTCTTTGACATGTTTTCCGGGGGCGCTCTCCTGCGAATGACGGTTTTTGCCCTTGGAATAATGCCTTACATCAGCGCCAGCATCATTATTCAGCTCCTGACTGTTGTCATCCCCTACCTTGAGAAACTTTCCAAGGAAGGAGAGGCGGGCCGCCGAAAGATTACCCGGTATACCCGTTACGGCACCGTGGGGCTGGCGGCTTTTCAGAGCTTTGGCATCTCCATTGGTCTGGGGCAGATGACCTCACCCGGCGGGGCGCCCGTTGTTCCCGACCCGGGGTGGAGCTTCAGGATTATGACCGTGATCAGCCTCACTGCCGGAACCGCTTTTATCATGTGGATTGGGGAACAGATCACCGAGAGGGGGATCGGAAACGGGATCTCTCTCATCATCTTTGCCGGTATTGTCGCCAGGATGCCTACTGCCATCGGACGATCGCTCTCCTTGATGAAAACAGGTGAAATCTCCGCATTTGTCATGATTTTCATCCTGATCCTTATGATCGCCGTCGTGGCTTTTATTATCTTTATGGAACGTGGACAGCGAAAGGTGCCTGTCCAATATGCCAAACGGGTTGTAGGTAGAAAGATGTACGGGGGGCAGAGTACCCATCTTCCGCTCAAGGTCAACACGTCAGGGGTTATTCCGCCTATCTTCGCGTCCTCTATCCTGATGTTTCCAGCCACCATAGCCGGTTTCATTAAAAACCCCTACATGGATGCGCTCGCCCAGGCATTTTCCCCCGGGAAAGCCCTGTATACTTCCCTTTATGTGGGATTGATCGTTTTCTTCTGCTATTTTTACACCGCGATCCAGTTCAATCCCGTGGATGTTGCCGATAATCTGAAAAAATATGGCGGGTACATTCCCGGGATCAGGCCAGGAAGGAAAACGGCGGAGTATATTGACAGGGTTCTGTCCAGGATTACGTTTGGAGGCGCCATCTATCTCTCCCTTGTCTGTGTCCTCCCCTCCATCCTCTACCGTCTCTTTAACGTCCCGTTCTATTTTGGAGGGACCGGGCTTCTGATCGTGGTTGGCGTTGCCCTGGACACAGTGACCCAGATTGAGACCCATCTGGTCACGAGGCATTACGACGGATTTCTAAAAAAGGGCAAAGTAAGGGGAAGGAGATAAAATGGACATAATTCTCTTGGGGCCTCCCGGCGCAGGGAAGGGCACCCAGGCGAAATTCATAGTTGAAAAATGGAAAATTCCACAGGTCTCAACCGGTGATATCTTGAGGTCCGCCGTTCGTGAGGGGACCGCCCTCGGTGTTGAGGCAAAGTCCTTTATGGACAAGGGCGAGCTTGTGCCTGACCGGGTTGTGATAGGCATCATCGCGGAAAGATTGAAGGAGGATGACGCATTCAAGGGTTTTATCCTTGACGGGTTTCCGCGCACCATCCCCCAGGCAGAGGCCCTTGGCGCAATACTCGCGCGAATGGGCCGCGCCATTGATCACGTCGTCAGCATAGAGGTCGAGGATCAGGATCTGGTCGCACGCCTGACTGGCCGAAGGATGTGCAAGGAATGCGGAGAAAGCTTCCATATGGTCTTTAACCCGCCCAAAAATGCGGATACCTGTGATGCCTGCGGCGGTGCACTTTATCAAAGGGATGACGATAAAGAGGAGACCATCAGGCAGCGGTTGAAGGTTTACCACGATCAAACCTCTCCCCTGATATCGTTTTACAGCGAAAAAGGATGCCTGAGGCCCATTAAGGGCACCGGCGGCATCGAGGAGATTTTCACCCGGATTGAACAGGCCTTGGCCGGCGAGTCCCAGAGCTGTTCTTGATAGCCCCATGTTCTGGACGACTCCGGTTCCATAACCTCGGACTGGTTTGATGATATACAGAAAAAGTCCCGCCGATATTTCCGCCATGTACCAGGGTGGCGCTATTGTCGGTAGTATTTTAGAAAAAATGAGGCTGGTGGTGAGGCCCGGGATCGCCACTTCCCGGATAGAGGCGGAAGCCGACCGGCTGTCAAAATCCATGGGGGTCATAGCCGCCTTCAAGGGCTATCGCGGCTATCCGAGCAGCGTCTGTGTCTCTGTGAATGATGAGGTGGTCCACGGGATTCCTTCCGGAAAACGGCGGTTGGAAGAGGGTGACATCGTCGGGCTGGATTTTGGGGCCTTGTTCAAGGGTTTTTTCTCCGACGCTGCGGTAACCCTTCCCGTGGGCAAACCCGGGGATGAGGCAAGGCGTCTCATGAAGGTTACAGAGGAGGCACTATACAAGGGTATTGACGCTGCGCTGGTCGGCAATCGCATTGGAGACGTATCCCATGCGGTCCAGCAGCATGTTGAGGGCAAAGGATACTCGGTGGTTAAGGTTTTTGTGGGGCACGGCATTGGCCGAAGCCTGCACGAGGAACCCCAGGTGCCCAATTTTGGGGATCCCGGGTGGGGTGTCCGCCTCAAGGAGGGGATGACCATTGCCATTGAGCCCATGGTAAATGCAGGCGGGGATGAGGTGCGTGTTCTTGAGGACGGGTGGACTGCGGTAACGGCGGACGGGAGCCTTTCTGCACACTATGAGCACACCATTGCAATTACGACCAACGGGCCCAGGATACTGACTCTGGCCGGATCGGACTGAGGGAGAGCGAGGGAATATGGCGAAAGAAGAGGCCATAGAGGTAGAGGGAACGGTGGTGGAACCACTGCCCAATGCGATGTTTCGTGTTGAGTTGGAAAACGGCCACCAGGTGCTTGCCCATATTTCTGGGAAAATGCGCATGCATTACATAAGAATCCTGCCCGGGGACAAGGTGACGGTGGAGCTTTCCCCCTATGATCTGACCAGGGGAAGGATCACCTACAGGGCCAAGTAACGCGCCCACAGAAGGGCGCGCCAAACGAAGATTTGAGAGGGTAGCAAGATGAAGGTCAGACCGTCTGTCAAGAGGATGTGCGACAAGTGCAAAATTATCCGACGCAAGGGTATTGTTCGTGTGATTTGCGAAAACCCGAGACACAAACAGCGGCAGGGTTGATTTCAGATTTCAGGAGGATAAACAGTGGCGCGTATCGCTGGAGTGGATTTACCAAGGAGCAAGAGGGTCGAGGTTGCCCTGACCTATATTTATGGGATCGGACCCTCAAAAGCCGGCCGGATAGTGCGGGACGCCAAAGTGGATCCCGATGTTCGTGTGGTAGACCTGGATGAAGGACAGATCGTTCGTCTTCGCGAGGTTATTGACAAGTCCCACATGGTCGAGGGTGACCTTCGCAGGGAGGTGGCCTTCGATATCAAGCGCAAGATGGATCTGGGGTCTTACGAAGGGCTTCGGCACCGGAGGGGATTGCCGGTGAGGGGACAACGCACGAAAACCAATGCGCGGTCCAGGAAAGGGCATAGGCCTTCTATCGGTGGAAGAAAAAGGAAGTAAATCTGATGGCTGGAGGAAAAAATGGCAAGACCTAAGAAAAAAGGATCCGCAAAAAGGGTCAAGAAAAATGTACCCGTCGGCGTGGCCCACATACAGGCGACATTCAACAATACCATAA is from bacterium BMS3Abin14 and encodes:
- the rplV gene encoding 50S ribosomal protein L22, which translates into the protein MEAHAKAKYVRVAPRKLRRIMDMVRGKDVSEALSVLSLVKKSASPVLAKVVRSAVANAENTKGMDVERLFIKTAFVDEGPTMKRFMPRAMGRATVIRKRTSHITVVLGEK
- the rpsC gene encoding 30S ribosomal protein S3; its protein translation is MGQKVHPKGFRLGIIQDWDSRWYAEKDYAKLLHEDIRIRDFIKKRLFHAGISKIIIERTAKRARINIHSARPGIIIGKKGAEVEALRREIKKMTDKDIFINIIEVRKPEVEAQLVAENIASQLLRRVAFRRALKRSVASALRFGAEGIKVMCSGRLNGAEMSRREWYREGRVPLQTLRADIDYGFAEANTTYGIIGVKVWIFKGEVLPEKAGGSEPAA
- the rplP gene encoding 50S ribosomal protein L16, whose translation is MLMPKKVKFRKQQRGRMRGAARRGNILSFGDFGLQALEPGWVTARQIEAARIAITRHVKRGGKVWIRVFPDKPITKKPAETRMGKGKGAPEAWVAVVKPGRVLYELEGVTADVAREAMRLASHKLSIKTRILVREEN
- the rpmC gene encoding 50S ribosomal protein L29, which encodes MKARDMRDMTVDELLEKERNISSELFNLRFQLATNQLENPMRLPLIRKDLARVKTLLGEKSASGEGKE
- the rpsQ gene encoding 30S ribosomal protein S17 → MMSETNTTRNSKIITGTVVGNRMDKTAVVQSHRRVAHKVYPKFVSRRVKYKVHDEENSLNVGDTVRIVETRPLSRDKRWRLLDVLEKVPMGPEKSGS
- the rplN gene encoding 50S ribosomal protein L14 — protein: MIKVETVLHVADNSGAKKVLCFRILGGSKRKSATIGDVIVVSVKEATPESKVKKGEVHKAVIVRTRKEIRRPDGSYIRFDNNAAVIINDQQEPVGTRIFGPIGRELRGKNFMKIVSLAPEVL
- the rplX gene encoding 50S ribosomal protein L24, translated to MPATGVKKNDFVVITAGKEKGKKGKVLKVDRDKNRVVVEKANFIKKHTRPAGSQKQGGIIEKEGTIHVSNVMLYCDKCGKGVRVRRRKLDDGTTARLCAGCGESFD
- the rplE gene encoding 50S ribosomal protein L5 — protein: MDTLQKKFREEIVPSMMKTFSYSNVMQVPRMEKIVLNMGLGGALENAKILDVAMKELGRISGQRPVLTRARKSIANFKLREGNPIGCRVTLRRERMYDFFYRLLNIALPRVRDFKGTSNRAFDGRGNYTLGVREQLIFPEINYDDVEEIRGMNVTIVTTADTDEEAKELLRLFGVPFRK
- the rpsN1 gene encoding 30S ribosomal protein S14, whose translation is MAKKALINKAMRKPKFAVRGYNRCPLCGRSRGYLRKFAMCRICFRARALAGEIPGVVKASW
- the rpsH gene encoding 30S ribosomal protein S8 — protein: MSMTDPVADMLTRIRNALMAGKEKVDIPSSSLKEDIARILQDEGYIKSYRVLSDDKQGVLRVTLKYSEGETPAIIRIQRISKPGGRVYVGAKEIPRVLNGLGVAILSTSRGVMSDAQSRKENVGGEVLCYVW
- the rplF gene encoding 50S ribosomal protein L6, which translates into the protein MSRIGKQPVGIPDGVEVGMEGRRFTAKGALGQLGRDLPLGVDVEIDKEEIRVLPPSRPKETSAMQGLARTLIDNIVQGVSKGYEKALDMEGVGYRATIKGAALELMVGFSNPVVFPIPDGIKIEVDRNNRITIRGIDKEKVGQIAADIRAVRPPEPYKGKGIRYVNERIRRKAGKAGIT
- the rplR gene encoding 50S ribosomal protein L18, producing the protein MNKTEKKKMARLRRRRRIRGKISGTATRPRLSVFRSSRHIYAQLVNDEMGTVLASASTMDRELKGTTKSGGNEDAARGVGKLLARRASDKKINTLIFDRGGFQYHGRVKALADAVREGGLKF
- the rpsE gene encoding 30S ribosomal protein S5; translation: MKRSLKQPLREHRIDDTEMIDKVVFINRVAKVVKGGRRFRFSALVVVGDGKGTAGVGSGKANEVPEAIRKGIENGKKSLYKIPLNGTTIPHEIMGRWGAAKVFLKPASAGTGIIAGGPVRALMESLGVNDILTKCIGSNNPNNVLMATMQGLLSLRSAEEIANVRGKKVSEILHG
- the rpmD gene encoding 50S ribosomal protein L30, yielding MGKIDVTLVRSTIGKPEKQARVVRSLGLRKLSQTVRHDDNPRIRGMVNKVSHLVRAHEVEDE
- the rplO gene encoding 50S ribosomal protein L15 is translated as MLDQLKPARGAIKKSRRVGRGIGSGSGKTCGRGTKGQGSRSGGGVKAGFEGGQMPLQRRLPKRGFTNPFRTEYSVVNLKDLSRITDVDVVDPDLMVRFRLARKGMPIKILAVGELDRPVTIRAHRFSVSAADKVVRAGGKTEII
- a CDS encoding preprotein translocase subunit SecY; translated protein: MLQSFQNIFKIPELKRRIIFTLVMLAVYRVGTHIPTPGIDGPALAEFFKQAQGTLLGFFDMFSGGALLRMTVFALGIMPYISASIIIQLLTVVIPYLEKLSKEGEAGRRKITRYTRYGTVGLAAFQSFGISIGLGQMTSPGGAPVVPDPGWSFRIMTVISLTAGTAFIMWIGEQITERGIGNGISLIIFAGIVARMPTAIGRSLSLMKTGEISAFVMIFILILMIAVVAFIIFMERGQRKVPVQYAKRVVGRKMYGGQSTHLPLKVNTSGVIPPIFASSILMFPATIAGFIKNPYMDALAQAFSPGKALYTSLYVGLIVFFCYFYTAIQFNPVDVADNLKKYGGYIPGIRPGRKTAEYIDRVLSRITFGGAIYLSLVCVLPSILYRLFNVPFYFGGTGLLIVVGVALDTVTQIETHLVTRHYDGFLKKGKVRGRR
- the adk gene encoding adenylate kinase → MDIILLGPPGAGKGTQAKFIVEKWKIPQVSTGDILRSAVREGTALGVEAKSFMDKGELVPDRVVIGIIAERLKEDDAFKGFILDGFPRTIPQAEALGAILARMGRAIDHVVSIEVEDQDLVARLTGRRMCKECGESFHMVFNPPKNADTCDACGGALYQRDDDKEETIRQRLKVYHDQTSPLISFYSEKGCLRPIKGTGGIEEIFTRIEQALAGESQSCS
- the map gene encoding methionine aminopeptidase 1 — encoded protein: MIYRKSPADISAMYQGGAIVGSILEKMRLVVRPGIATSRIEAEADRLSKSMGVIAAFKGYRGYPSSVCVSVNDEVVHGIPSGKRRLEEGDIVGLDFGALFKGFFSDAAVTLPVGKPGDEARRLMKVTEEALYKGIDAALVGNRIGDVSHAVQQHVEGKGYSVVKVFVGHGIGRSLHEEPQVPNFGDPGWGVRLKEGMTIAIEPMVNAGGDEVRVLEDGWTAVTADGSLSAHYEHTIAITTNGPRILTLAGSD
- the infA gene encoding translation initiation factor IF-1; amino-acid sequence: MAKEEAIEVEGTVVEPLPNAMFRVELENGHQVLAHISGKMRMHYIRILPGDKVTVELSPYDLTRGRITYRAK
- the rpmJ gene encoding 50S ribosomal protein L36, which codes for MKVRPSVKRMCDKCKIIRRKGIVRVICENPRHKQRQG
- the rpsM gene encoding 30S ribosomal protein S13 — its product is MARIAGVDLPRSKRVEVALTYIYGIGPSKAGRIVRDAKVDPDVRVVDLDEGQIVRLREVIDKSHMVEGDLRREVAFDIKRKMDLGSYEGLRHRRGLPVRGQRTKTNARSRKGHRPSIGGRKRK